Genomic DNA from Roseimicrobium gellanilyticum:
TCAGCGAGATAATGGTCGTGGCCGTCCATCCGGATGGTGATAAGGCCAATGCCAGCAGCCATCCACCTACAGTGCCGAATAGGAAGAAATACGGGACATGCGGTGGGCGCGTGATGCCCGTACGATGCATGCGGTAGCAGAGGGCGAGATAGCAGGCCGGCAGCACAAGCAGCGCAAGGATGAGCCATGCTAGCGTGGTGGGAGAAGGTGCCATCAGAACCAGGCATGATAGGCGCAATCATGACTGAATGCAAAAGAGCGACCTGTGCCCTGTGCCCTGCGCCGAGCGTGGGCTGGAGGGGGCCGCGGAAATGTAAACACAATGAAGTCGCAATCCCGTTGAAATGGGTGGTGAAGCGCGGAGAGTTCTCATCAGCCATGGCAAGAACCTTCCTCATCCCGGCGGTCGTTATCTTCTTGATCGCATCCACCACGCTGGCCCTGGCGACGCCTGGCCAAATCGTGACGGTGGAGGAGAAGCTGCTGGGGAGCAATCCCACGGGATACATCACCCTGAGGACGGAGGTCGACAATCTCGGCACGTACTACGGAAATCGCACACAACGTTTCCTCGTGGAGTACTCCAAGGAACCGTCCGACCCCAAGCAGGAAGCGGCCCTGGGCGCGCAAGTTCAGGCGAAGCTGCTGCTGGACATCACCACCACAAACGATGCCACGCAGGATGACCCCTTCACCCCCGAGGCGACGACCAGGAAGCTGAATGAAAAAGACGGTGAAGTGAAGCTCGCCGACCTGCTGGAGCGCTACCCCAGCCAGGCACGGAAATGGAGCGCTGAGAATGTGGTCCAACTCGAAGTTGAACCCTCCAAGGGACTGTGGTTGGGATCGACGAACCTCGCGTGGGCCGGCTGGATCAAGGAACGCTTCCTGGAGGATAGGAACTCCGATTTGGAGTGGAGATTGGATGAAGTCTATGAGGATGAAAATTGCCTGTACCTCAGCGTTTCCACCGAGGAGTACGGGCAGCGCCTCGTCTCCATTCCTCCGCGGAAGACCAAGCAGGTGCGGGATCAGTTGGCGAAGCAGCCGGTGTATCTGATTGCGGGACACTCCAAAAACAAAGACGAAGCCATCAAGCTGGCCCAGGAACTCATCAAGAAGACGAAGGGAAAGTTCAGATGCGAGGTGTGGTCGTCAGGACGCTATGCAGCGGAGATGATTTATGTGGTGGCAGATTCAGATTCCAGCCAGCATCTCGCGCGGTTCCGGTTTGAGGAGACAGAGAAGCTGACCGGCGTGGATTTGAGCGTGATGTCCAGCGCTGACTTCAGTGAGCGGACGGAGGTGAAAGTGAGCGCGGAGAAGGAGTGAAGCTTTTCCGGCAGGTACTTCTGTGGTTGCAGACAAATGGAACTGTGACATGTATCCTGCCGCGTTCCTTCATGCCTCAATCACAAAACCTTCGTTTCATTGCGACAAGTTCTGAAGACTTGGAGTTCGAGCATCCGCCGGGTGCGTCCTTGATGCGGGGACTGATTGCCAGATTGGAAGCAGCAGGGTGGCGGCCCGGCGATATGGAAAACTGGCGCGACGCTGGATGGTTTGCTGAGTGCAATCGTGGTGAGGCGTGCCTGGAGGTGACTCTGGCGTCCATTGAGGAGCCGAGTCTGTGGATGCTGCAAATCAGCCCGACGCATCGCCCGGGTTTGATAGGGCGCTTGTTCGGAGGCAAACCATCGGCAGCCCCTGCAGACATCTATGAGCTGGCTCTGGCCGTGCATCACGCGCTTTCCACCTTGGGATGTCTGGATGACCCGCGATGGCGTTGGGATGGATTCCCCGACGTAGACAACTCGACCGCCGTGCCACGAGCAGCGTGAAAACGCATTATGCTTATCCCGGCAACCTCATCAACATCGACATCGTTGCGCTTTGAACACCGGTGCCTGGATCGAGGAGTATTTCCCACCGGTTGGACAATCGGTCCCCCCCCTTTGCTGCTTCCCACTTCGGCTTCAACTTCTCACATCATCCTACACGCAGCCTGAACTGCCGCTGGTATCGCATCGGCGTGAGACCCACATGCTTCTGGAACTGCTGCGTGAACGAGCTCTGGTCGCAGAAGCCCATCTCACGGGCCACTTCGCCAATCTGGCTGCTCTCTTTCTGGAGCGCTTCACACGCGGCCTGGATGCGGAGCTTCATGATGAAGGACTGTGGGCTGCTGCCAAAGGTCTCCACGAACTTCCGGTGAAGCTGGCGTGGTGAGAGGTGCACAATCTCCGCCAGCTCCGCCACGGTCACACCGGTGCGGAAATGCTCGCGGATGTAGGTCACGGCGCGGTCGAGCTGGAGGTAGGGCTGCAGGAGCTGCTTGCGCCCTTCATAGCTCTGCACCGTGCCCATCACGCCAATGACCCTTCCCTTGCGATCCTTCAAGGGGAGCTTGTTCGTCACGAACCAATCCGGAATGCCCTGCTGGGTGAAGAAGAGCTCCACGATGTTCAACTTCGGCTCGCCATTGTTCATCACGAGCTCGTCATCGCGACGGAAGTTTTCCGCAAGCCGGGGAGGGAAGAGATCAAAGTCGTTCTTGCCAAGGATTTCTGCCTCGGCGGAAAAACCGAATCGCTCGTAGAAACGGCGGCTGGCACAGATGAACTGGAAGCTCCGGTCCTTGGCAAAAAAGGACACATCCGGCATGTGGTCAAAGAGCCGGTAGAATGCCGTGTCCGGCGAGAGCTGTTTCAAAAAGCGCTCACGCTCTGCCAGGGCATCTTCGGGACTTGTGGGCATGGATATTCGAGAATTTCACTTACGTACCTCGGAAGTTCCTTCGCGAGCAGATTTTTCACAACGCAAGGCAACAAGGCAACTCGTCGTCCACGCCTTGGAAAAAGCCCTCGGTCAGCGGGTGCTTCATCCCCAACCTGATCGAATCTTGATCGGGAAACGATACCGCGTTGCTCGCTGACCAAATAACGTGCACCTCAGTTCTCTGGGACTTTTGCGATAGTTCGACGCTGTCTTTGTGAGGGAAGAGTGGCGTCGAGATTTGCCATTGGCTCGGAAGATCCAGCACCGTAGTCAGGCCAGATGGCTCAACCTCTGTTCGTCTTTCTGTTCTGCCGTCTGGCGTCCCACCGCTACACGGCACGCACACGCGCCGGTTCACAGTCCCGGCGGATGGCGCAGGACGGCGCCTTTGGTGGGGCG
This window encodes:
- a CDS encoding AraC family transcriptional regulator; the protein is MPTSPEDALAERERFLKQLSPDTAFYRLFDHMPDVSFFAKDRSFQFICASRRFYERFGFSAEAEILGKNDFDLFPPRLAENFRRDDELVMNNGEPKLNIVELFFTQQGIPDWFVTNKLPLKDRKGRVIGVMGTVQSYEGRKQLLQPYLQLDRAVTYIREHFRTGVTVAELAEIVHLSPRQLHRKFVETFGSSPQSFIMKLRIQAACEALQKESSQIGEVAREMGFCDQSSFTQQFQKHVGLTPMRYQRQFRLRVG